Proteins encoded in a region of the Thermodesulforhabdus norvegica genome:
- a CDS encoding Crp/Fnr family transcriptional regulator — MSAEEVIKNALSRVALFNGLDEQHLKGLADLAVRKYYAKGEVLFREGTRALGMFLVIKGTVKVYKTSWEGKEQVLHFFGPCELFAEVPVFHGKDYPASAEALEDVEAAFFPKEAFLNFLRKNPDVAIRMLALLSERLRYFTRLIEDLTLKEVPARLAAYIVYRMGRDGATGEFTLDIPKHLLAALLGTTPETLSRAFGKLRQVGYVSVDGKLIRVLDPEGVRKLAVEGKWTE, encoded by the coding sequence ATGAGTGCAGAGGAAGTTATAAAAAACGCCCTATCAAGGGTTGCTCTGTTTAACGGCCTGGATGAGCAGCATCTTAAAGGGCTGGCGGATTTGGCAGTGCGAAAATATTATGCAAAGGGTGAGGTACTCTTTAGAGAGGGAACCAGAGCCCTGGGGATGTTTCTCGTCATTAAAGGAACCGTTAAGGTGTATAAAACCTCGTGGGAAGGTAAAGAACAGGTCCTTCATTTTTTCGGTCCCTGTGAACTCTTTGCCGAGGTTCCGGTTTTTCACGGGAAGGATTATCCCGCTTCGGCAGAAGCACTGGAAGATGTGGAAGCGGCTTTTTTCCCGAAGGAAGCTTTTCTGAATTTTTTGAGGAAAAATCCCGACGTGGCCATCAGAATGCTTGCGTTACTTTCAGAAAGATTGAGATATTTCACCAGGCTTATTGAAGATCTGACCCTTAAGGAGGTTCCTGCAAGACTCGCAGCCTACATAGTCTATCGCATGGGTCGAGACGGAGCGACCGGGGAGTTTACACTGGACATTCCGAAGCACCTTTTGGCAGCCCTCCTGGGAACTACCCCCGAGACGCTTTCACGGGCTTTTGGGAAGCTGCGCCAGGTTGGGTATGTGTCCGTTGATGGTAAGTTAATAAGAGTGCTGGATCCCGAAGGAGTAAGGAAACTTGCCGTAGAGGGGAAGTGGACGGAGTGA
- the smpB gene encoding SsrA-binding protein SmpB, producing MARKSGDIKVVCQNRKAHHDFDILETIEAGMVLEGTEVKSLREGRANLKDSYAKIKKGEAFLYGMHISPYPHASYNNHDPERVRKLLLHKREILRLGSRTREKGYSLVPLKVYFRKGKAKVELALAKGKKAYDKRETIKRKEETRQLERLRKKYHIR from the coding sequence ATGGCAAGAAAGAGCGGCGATATAAAGGTTGTGTGTCAGAACCGTAAAGCCCATCACGACTTTGATATATTGGAAACGATTGAAGCCGGGATGGTGCTTGAGGGTACCGAGGTCAAATCCCTTCGTGAAGGCAGGGCAAACCTCAAGGACAGTTATGCAAAAATCAAGAAAGGCGAAGCCTTCCTTTACGGAATGCACATAAGCCCCTATCCGCATGCATCTTACAACAATCACGATCCGGAAAGGGTCAGAAAGCTGTTGCTGCATAAAAGAGAAATTCTGAGACTGGGGTCCAGGACCAGAGAAAAGGGTTATTCACTGGTACCTCTGAAGGTTTACTTCAGAAAAGGTAAGGCCAAGGTGGAACTTGCCCTTGCAAAGGGTAAAAAAGCCTACGATAAGAGAGAGACCATAAAAAGAAAGGAAGAAACCCGACAGCTTGAAAGACTTAGAAAGAAATATCATATTCGCTAG
- the ptsP gene encoding phosphoenolpyruvate--protein phosphotransferase: protein MTKQKEIRLRGIGVSQGIAIGKAFVVEKGRVSIPYYTLWDEGVIEEECRRFERAVRQVEDEFLRLKDSLREDLRDYASLLEVHRMILRDRLIYDETIRLIREKGLNAMWALSVTLDRVHRVFQSVDDSCILDRLSDVGAVVDRVMRKLSGDRDDIFSGISERSILVTHDLSPADAIQLPLEKVMAFVLDIGGRTSHTAIMARSLDIPAVLATERATREIQTGDLIIVDGTSGDVIIRPGEHKIRHYVELQFRLENYIREIARKASAPAITADGYRIGVDANIEMLEDVVFAKDSGAEGIGLFRSEFAFMNREKFPTEEELYQDYRQLAELMAPHAVTIRTLDVGSEKLSPWFSVPDEPNPALGLRSVRLCMRYPQVLKMQLRAILRAGAGYGNVRVMFPMVSGVGELRILKKMVHETMAELSREGFDFDDKIKIGIMIEVPSAVAVADLLAGEVDFFSIGTNDLIQYTLAVDRQNEYVAYLYESLHPGLLRMIKSTVDAAREAGIPVSLCGEMAGEPFYVPILLGLGLDCLSMNPQSIPRVKNLIRMARMSDCYAFVEEILKKKTAREINSRLQEFVANLFPDEYYFFRSGFPDDGLRLTT, encoded by the coding sequence ATGACGAAACAGAAGGAGATAAGGCTCAGGGGGATAGGAGTATCTCAGGGTATTGCCATCGGCAAGGCCTTTGTCGTTGAAAAAGGTAGGGTTTCTATTCCTTACTATACCCTGTGGGACGAGGGGGTAATAGAGGAGGAATGCAGAAGATTTGAACGGGCCGTGAGGCAAGTGGAAGATGAATTTTTGCGCTTAAAGGACTCACTCCGGGAAGATTTGCGGGATTATGCATCGCTTCTTGAAGTCCATCGCATGATTCTCCGGGACCGGCTCATCTACGACGAAACAATTAGACTGATCCGGGAAAAAGGGCTCAACGCAATGTGGGCTCTTTCCGTTACCCTGGACAGAGTTCATCGAGTTTTTCAATCTGTCGATGATAGTTGCATACTTGACCGGCTTTCCGATGTGGGGGCTGTAGTTGATCGGGTGATGAGAAAGCTTTCGGGGGATAGAGACGACATTTTTTCCGGAATTTCCGAGCGATCGATACTGGTAACCCATGATCTATCCCCTGCCGACGCGATTCAATTGCCTCTGGAAAAGGTAATGGCCTTCGTGCTGGATATCGGAGGCCGTACCTCTCACACGGCTATCATGGCCAGATCCCTCGACATCCCCGCAGTGCTCGCAACCGAAAGGGCAACCCGGGAGATTCAAACGGGTGATCTCATAATCGTTGACGGAACCTCCGGCGATGTCATCATCAGGCCCGGCGAACACAAGATACGCCACTATGTTGAACTGCAGTTTCGGCTCGAGAACTACATCAGAGAAATTGCACGAAAAGCTTCGGCTCCCGCCATAACGGCAGACGGCTATCGAATCGGCGTGGATGCCAACATTGAGATGCTCGAGGATGTTGTCTTTGCAAAAGACAGCGGAGCCGAAGGCATAGGGCTCTTCAGATCGGAATTTGCTTTTATGAACAGAGAAAAATTCCCCACGGAGGAAGAGCTTTATCAGGATTATCGGCAGCTTGCAGAATTGATGGCCCCCCACGCAGTCACAATTAGAACTCTGGATGTGGGTTCCGAAAAGCTGAGTCCCTGGTTTTCCGTTCCAGACGAGCCCAACCCGGCTCTGGGGCTGCGCTCCGTTCGGCTCTGCATGAGATACCCTCAGGTCCTGAAGATGCAACTCCGGGCAATTCTGAGGGCCGGGGCAGGCTATGGGAATGTCCGGGTAATGTTTCCAATGGTCAGCGGCGTCGGTGAACTGAGAATACTCAAAAAAATGGTTCATGAAACGATGGCGGAACTGAGTCGTGAGGGCTTCGATTTTGATGATAAGATTAAAATCGGCATAATGATAGAGGTGCCTTCGGCAGTTGCTGTGGCCGATTTGCTGGCAGGAGAAGTGGACTTTTTCAGCATAGGTACTAACGACCTTATTCAGTACACTCTTGCCGTGGACCGACAGAACGAGTATGTAGCTTATCTTTACGAGTCTCTGCATCCGGGCTTGTTGAGAATGATAAAAAGCACGGTGGATGCCGCAAGAGAGGCGGGGATTCCCGTAAGTTTGTGTGGGGAGATGGCCGGTGAACCCTTTTATGTCCCCATTCTTCTGGGTCTTGGGCTTGACTGCCTTAGCATGAATCCTCAATCCATACCCCGTGTAAAAAATCTGATAAGGATGGCCCGGATGAGCGATTGCTACGCTTTTGTTGAGGAGATCTTGAAGAAAAAAACTGCCCGGGAAATAAATTCGAGGTTGCAGGAATTCGTTGCCAACCTGTTTCCCGACGAATATTACTTTTTCCGGAGCGGCTTCCCCGATGACGGTTTAAGGCTGACAACTTGA
- a CDS encoding TIGR02757 family protein, with product MPLKDLLEAVFLKYHHTEFIGNDPVGFARRYSNLQDREVVSLIAAFMAFGRVEQIRAKTEAVLLLLGERPFKQLISGRFLPEKLENFRHRFLDGRTLAVLLNNLGLTVKEWGSIGLCFRNCWENSKGDVLRALVLFRRYLAGSFDDWGMVLPDPEKGSACKRWFLFLRWMVRRDEIDPGGWDFIPPSSLLVPLDVHLHKVAIKLGFTARRSGDIRTVLEVTEALRAYDPEDPVRYDFSLTRWSMAGFPPV from the coding sequence GTGCCGCTTAAAGACTTACTTGAAGCTGTGTTTTTAAAGTATCATCATACCGAATTTATCGGGAACGATCCGGTGGGATTTGCCCGTCGTTATTCGAACCTCCAGGATCGTGAGGTGGTGTCTCTGATTGCCGCCTTCATGGCCTTCGGAAGGGTTGAACAGATTCGTGCAAAGACGGAGGCGGTTTTACTGCTACTGGGAGAACGCCCCTTCAAACAACTTATCAGCGGAAGGTTCCTGCCGGAAAAGCTTGAAAACTTTCGGCATCGTTTTCTGGACGGTAGAACTCTTGCGGTCCTTTTAAACAACCTTGGATTGACGGTGAAGGAATGGGGCAGTATCGGCCTTTGTTTTCGGAACTGTTGGGAGAATTCAAAGGGAGATGTCCTTCGCGCCCTCGTGCTTTTCCGCCGGTACCTTGCCGGCTCTTTTGACGACTGGGGTATGGTTCTACCTGATCCGGAAAAGGGAAGTGCCTGTAAAAGATGGTTTCTTTTCCTGCGATGGATGGTCCGCCGGGATGAGATAGATCCTGGAGGGTGGGATTTCATACCGCCTTCCTCTCTTCTCGTGCCTCTGGACGTTCATCTTCATAAGGTAGCAATTAAACTTGGATTTACCGCAAGAAGGTCAGGGGACATTAGAACGGTTCTGGAGGTTACGGAAGCTCTCAGGGCTTATGACCCTGAAGACCCGGTCCGATACGATTTTTCTCTAACAAGATGGAGCATGGCAGGGTTTCCGCCCGTTTAA
- a CDS encoding CoA transferase, with translation MDHLKEYSQTVNQLFNGVKLFEKDEPLKGIRVLEVCYVVLGPACCDYLAEFGAEVIKFEGQRGDQMRFVTPYADFWKNMSPGMEIENHNKYWVGMHLGNPKAKELFLEMVKKADVVVDNLTPGRMAAWGLSYKDLSAINPGIIQLHVSGYGSWGPWTGRTSYDAVAQSMGGLSWITGFADRGPIKSGVWIADWTTALMCAVAIVMALNYRERTGKGQFIDYMQVENVIRLMDWTWLYTYITGKDRPRSGNRDLAICPSDLFDCKDGWVALAAFGEEEFRGLCRAMDRMDLFEKYSDPVLRLQEENAGVIIKAIDEWTRTKEVREVEELGQKYGFAASRVLTAKDAYHSRHFRERQAIQEFDDALYGHMVEQCYPPRMSETPSRLKWCCRPLGFDNAYVLKKILGLPDEKIKELEKEGVIFRWNPDIPSHCPPPDWDGVSGLKLA, from the coding sequence ATGGACCACTTAAAGGAGTATTCGCAGACTGTGAACCAGCTTTTCAACGGAGTGAAGCTTTTCGAAAAAGACGAGCCCTTAAAAGGGATACGCGTTCTGGAAGTCTGTTATGTGGTGTTGGGTCCTGCCTGTTGCGACTATCTGGCGGAGTTCGGGGCTGAGGTCATCAAGTTCGAGGGGCAGCGTGGCGATCAGATGCGCTTTGTAACGCCTTATGCCGATTTCTGGAAGAACATGTCCCCGGGTATGGAAATCGAGAATCACAATAAGTACTGGGTGGGGATGCATCTGGGAAATCCGAAGGCCAAAGAGCTTTTTCTGGAAATGGTCAAAAAGGCCGATGTGGTGGTGGATAACCTTACCCCCGGAAGGATGGCAGCCTGGGGGCTGAGCTATAAAGATTTGAGCGCTATAAATCCCGGTATCATCCAGCTTCATGTTTCAGGATACGGGAGCTGGGGTCCCTGGACAGGAAGAACCTCTTACGATGCGGTCGCACAAAGCATGGGAGGGCTCTCCTGGATAACGGGATTTGCCGACCGTGGTCCCATAAAGTCAGGAGTCTGGATTGCCGACTGGACAACGGCACTTATGTGCGCCGTGGCAATAGTCATGGCTTTGAATTATCGTGAAAGAACCGGAAAGGGTCAATTCATCGACTACATGCAGGTCGAAAACGTTATAAGGCTGATGGACTGGACCTGGCTTTACACCTACATCACCGGGAAAGACAGACCTCGTTCGGGTAATCGGGATCTGGCTATCTGCCCGTCCGACCTTTTCGATTGTAAGGACGGCTGGGTAGCCCTCGCTGCCTTCGGCGAAGAGGAATTCAGAGGGCTTTGCAGGGCAATGGATCGAATGGATCTTTTCGAAAAGTACTCGGATCCGGTCCTCCGATTGCAGGAAGAGAATGCAGGGGTGATAATCAAGGCCATCGACGAATGGACCCGAACGAAAGAAGTCCGGGAGGTCGAAGAATTGGGACAAAAATACGGATTTGCCGCATCCCGGGTACTTACGGCAAAGGATGCATACCACAGCAGGCATTTCAGAGAAAGGCAGGCTATACAGGAATTTGACGATGCTCTTTACGGTCATATGGTAGAGCAGTGCTACCCGCCTCGCATGAGCGAAACACCGAGCAGACTTAAATGGTGTTGCCGTCCGCTGGGGTTTGACAATGCCTACGTTCTGAAAAAGATACTCGGCCTTCCTGACGAGAAAATAAAAGAACTTGAAAAGGAAGGCGTTATTTTCCGATGGAATCCCGATATTCCGTCCCATTGTCCCCCCCCAGACTGGGACGGAGTAAGCGGTCTTAAACTGGCCTGA
- a CDS encoding ATP-binding protein: protein MKVLRKIIEIDEEKCDGCGQCVIACAEGAIAIVDGKAKLVSESYCDGLGACIGECPQNAITIVEREAEDFDPEAVEKHLEELKTREATCPSVSARFSESRDQLLRNWPVKLKLVPSKAPFLRNANLLIAADCSPAASPRIYESFMPDRVVLIGCPKFDNLQEYLEKLSGIFLNSDIKGVTVLRMQVPCCSGLTGLVRKALEVTSRDIKAEEVVISPDGQIIQRKPIEVAKAAKTVAR from the coding sequence ATGAAAGTATTGCGCAAAATAATAGAGATCGACGAGGAGAAATGCGACGGCTGCGGTCAGTGTGTTATAGCCTGTGCAGAAGGCGCCATTGCCATCGTTGACGGGAAGGCAAAGCTGGTATCCGAGTCTTATTGCGACGGACTTGGAGCGTGCATAGGAGAATGTCCTCAGAATGCCATCACCATAGTCGAGCGGGAAGCCGAAGACTTCGACCCGGAAGCCGTTGAGAAACATCTGGAAGAGCTCAAAACCCGGGAAGCCACCTGCCCGTCCGTATCGGCGAGGTTTTCCGAAAGCCGGGACCAGCTGCTCAGAAACTGGCCCGTAAAGCTAAAGCTCGTTCCCTCAAAAGCTCCATTCCTGAGGAACGCTAATCTGCTGATTGCCGCAGATTGCTCGCCTGCCGCATCTCCCCGCATATACGAGAGCTTCATGCCCGACAGAGTGGTTCTTATCGGCTGTCCCAAATTCGACAACCTTCAGGAGTATCTTGAAAAGCTTTCCGGAATATTTCTTAATTCGGACATCAAAGGCGTAACCGTATTGCGAATGCAGGTGCCCTGCTGTTCCGGCCTTACGGGTCTTGTGCGTAAAGCTCTGGAGGTAACCAGCAGGGACATAAAGGCGGAAGAAGTCGTAATATCCCCGGACGGTCAAATTATTCAAAGGAAACCTATCGAAGTAGCAAAGGCCGCAAAGACCGTTGCCCGATAA
- a CDS encoding CoA transferase translates to MTDIKKDQLNVQFEGEDLDQESDLEKRIVGLGVHPEYARWVYENTNPADIFRKPEALDDMLVIDASYGNFAGLFASSLLAEMGAEVIRVEPPGGDIARKMSPYGMMIKDTGLPYLVEGGRNKFHVTCNLQTEEGRGLFKKLVRKADVLIETFKPGYLASMGLGYENLKSENPGLIYCAIHSYGHFGEDAELYGNQPDYDIIAQARGVIMSVTGEPELDPEVPQEYKRPLKHGNWMGWYVGGAWAAYGIGLAMFYKRKTGKGQFIDCSPPEGLLSISNYLIQYYHMSGNEMPRAGNYDYAVFPYTYVKCKDGYTFISGFTDPNWAALCEIMDRPDLQQRFPTIKERLTPENQPVIQHEIEKFTENYTSDELLEMITAYSRKPDKKGTVVTGRLETPRDVLERDHWKDRMTFVIIDDPHYGRLLVQNSSFKAMTLTPGRIKWICRPVGADNEYIYQKYLGIGKSTLKNLAEQGVL, encoded by the coding sequence ATGACCGATATAAAAAAGGATCAGTTGAATGTACAGTTCGAAGGTGAAGACCTGGATCAGGAATCAGATCTGGAGAAACGCATTGTAGGGCTGGGTGTTCATCCGGAGTATGCCAGGTGGGTCTATGAGAATACCAATCCGGCCGATATATTCAGGAAGCCCGAAGCATTAGACGATATGCTGGTCATTGATGCCAGTTATGGGAACTTTGCAGGGCTTTTTGCCTCATCACTGCTTGCCGAGATGGGTGCTGAGGTTATCAGGGTTGAGCCTCCCGGTGGAGACATAGCAAGAAAGATGTCTCCTTACGGGATGATGATAAAGGATACCGGCCTTCCTTATCTGGTGGAAGGCGGCAGGAATAAATTCCACGTTACCTGCAATTTGCAGACTGAAGAAGGAAGAGGGCTCTTTAAAAAGCTCGTGCGAAAGGCCGATGTTTTGATCGAGACCTTTAAACCCGGTTATCTCGCATCTATGGGCCTGGGTTATGAAAATTTGAAAAGCGAAAATCCGGGCCTGATCTACTGTGCCATTCACAGTTACGGACACTTTGGTGAGGATGCGGAGCTCTACGGTAACCAGCCCGACTACGACATCATTGCGCAGGCCCGGGGCGTGATAATGTCCGTAACCGGGGAACCCGAACTGGATCCCGAGGTTCCTCAGGAATATAAACGCCCCCTGAAACACGGAAACTGGATGGGATGGTATGTTGGTGGAGCCTGGGCGGCCTACGGAATAGGACTGGCTATGTTCTATAAAAGGAAAACCGGTAAAGGCCAGTTCATAGATTGCTCTCCTCCGGAAGGGCTTCTTTCGATATCCAATTACCTGATCCAGTACTATCACATGTCCGGGAACGAGATGCCCAGGGCCGGAAATTACGATTATGCAGTATTCCCTTACACGTATGTGAAATGCAAGGACGGGTACACATTCATTTCAGGCTTTACGGATCCCAACTGGGCGGCACTTTGTGAGATAATGGATCGGCCGGATCTGCAACAAAGATTTCCAACCATAAAAGAACGGCTCACACCCGAAAACCAGCCCGTAATACAACATGAAATAGAAAAGTTTACGGAAAACTACACTTCCGACGAACTGCTCGAAATGATAACCGCTTACAGCAGAAAACCCGACAAGAAGGGGACGGTTGTTACGGGGAGGCTTGAAACCCCGAGAGACGTTCTGGAACGAGATCACTGGAAAGATCGCATGACCTTTGTAATTATCGATGATCCTCACTACGGAAGGCTTCTTGTCCAGAACTCATCTTTTAAGGCCATGACACTTACCCCGGGCAGGATCAAGTGGATTTGCCGACCCGTCGGCGCCGACAACGAATATATCTACCAGAAATATCTGGGTATCGGTAAATCAACCCTGAAAAATCTGGCAGAACAGGGTGTTCTGTGA
- a CDS encoding HPr family phosphocarrier protein, translating into MALSREFTVSNRRGIHARVAAKIVEVVEKFSSDVTLRKGDLQANARSILDILSLACGCGTRITVEAKGPDEVMVIAALEELFKKKFGEV; encoded by the coding sequence ATGGCTCTTTCCAGAGAGTTTACGGTGTCCAACAGGCGGGGTATTCATGCCAGGGTAGCGGCGAAGATTGTGGAGGTTGTGGAAAAGTTCAGCTCCGATGTGACGCTCAGGAAAGGAGATCTTCAGGCGAACGCCAGAAGTATTCTGGACATACTTTCTCTTGCCTGCGGCTGTGGTACGAGGATTACGGTAGAAGCAAAAGGGCCCGACGAGGTCATGGTGATTGCCGCCCTGGAGGAACTCTTTAAGAAAAAATTCGGTGAAGTTTAG
- a CDS encoding flavodoxin family protein, whose product MKVTAIYGSPRKDGNTDRLLKRFVEGVRDEGVEVVEFFLRDMNIAPCREIYGCKRNGRCVIDDDFHVIADEMSKSDAIVVATPVFFYAVSAHTKAFIDRCQSLWVKKYWINKVPFGKGETGKPGVLISVGATRGKKLFDGILLTMRYFFDCLDAKLWAALLYRGLDGKDDILNHPEYLDEAYAKGRELARVVREGKGAA is encoded by the coding sequence ATGAAGGTAACGGCTATTTACGGCAGTCCCAGGAAGGATGGGAATACCGATAGGTTACTCAAAAGGTTCGTTGAGGGAGTAAGGGACGAAGGGGTGGAAGTCGTCGAATTCTTTCTCAGAGACATGAACATTGCTCCTTGTAGGGAAATATACGGCTGCAAAAGAAACGGAAGGTGCGTGATTGACGACGATTTTCATGTGATTGCCGACGAAATGTCGAAATCTGACGCTATAGTCGTAGCCACTCCGGTTTTCTTTTATGCCGTCAGTGCTCATACCAAGGCCTTTATCGACCGGTGCCAGTCCTTGTGGGTGAAGAAATACTGGATTAATAAAGTGCCCTTCGGAAAAGGAGAAACCGGAAAACCGGGAGTGCTGATTTCGGTAGGCGCTACCAGAGGAAAAAAGCTTTTTGACGGTATTTTGCTTACAATGCGATACTTTTTCGATTGCCTTGATGCGAAACTCTGGGCCGCTCTGCTTTACAGAGGACTGGACGGTAAAGACGATATTCTAAATCATCCTGAATACCTTGATGAAGCCTACGCCAAGGGTCGGGAACTTGCAAGAGTTGTAAGAGAAGGCAAAGGTGCCGCTTAA
- a CDS encoding SagB/ThcOx family dehydrogenase, translating to MTGYEYHRYTAYSRWRLGGRGGIRGGRPELFKKYRGSEIKKFPESLLKPDKKLMEVVLWRLPGSSSALFDENLLGLLFFLSYGIRPDSGLRGYPFRTVPSAGALYPCELYFCPDGIGPWEGGFYHYRADLHGAERIAKGGGSGSGLDVKVSVLPYRSAFKYGERALRYVLLDAGHLIEQIRMAGRIVGLEGLAYSGCEEPSVWEKAAGLSADHEVFIGGVRFGEPDCANLMPVMPIPEMQRCGELASGGDCGPVIREVLDAIRHGCFVFDEEPEIAGYEDESLPDISAFNAIIGRRSHRNYTGKTISYGVFDLFVRALGSLSDYSGFVVYFALAAVEGFTPGVYLLKADEAVKKGCEALGRIRSASVMTELAHACLGQGWMANGSFAVIIALSFEDAERAYGDRGYMHLMINAGRVGQRIYLLSEGFGLGCCGVGAFYDGDVSDVVPMDDDTYPVYVIPVGSRSR from the coding sequence ATGACCGGATACGAATATCACAGGTATACCGCCTACTCCAGATGGAGGCTCGGCGGTAGAGGCGGAATCAGAGGCGGCCGACCCGAGCTTTTCAAAAAATACAGGGGATCGGAGATAAAAAAATTCCCGGAAAGCCTGCTAAAACCGGATAAGAAGTTGATGGAAGTTGTCCTCTGGCGGTTGCCAGGTAGTTCGTCCGCCCTTTTTGATGAAAACCTTCTCGGTTTGCTCTTTTTTCTATCCTACGGAATCAGACCTGACTCAGGGCTTAGGGGATACCCTTTCAGAACCGTTCCTTCGGCCGGGGCTCTGTATCCCTGTGAACTCTATTTTTGTCCGGACGGGATTGGACCATGGGAGGGAGGGTTTTATCACTACAGGGCGGATCTTCACGGTGCGGAGCGCATTGCAAAAGGAGGTGGATCGGGTTCGGGGCTTGATGTTAAGGTTTCGGTACTTCCCTATCGCTCTGCCTTCAAATACGGAGAAAGGGCTCTGAGATACGTGCTTCTTGATGCGGGTCATCTAATAGAGCAAATTCGTATGGCGGGTAGAATTGTCGGTCTTGAGGGACTGGCCTATTCCGGCTGCGAGGAGCCTTCGGTCTGGGAGAAGGCCGCCGGACTGAGTGCGGATCATGAAGTCTTCATAGGAGGAGTCCGATTTGGAGAACCGGACTGTGCCAATCTGATGCCTGTCATGCCGATTCCCGAAATGCAGAGATGCGGTGAGCTCGCATCGGGAGGGGATTGTGGCCCGGTTATACGGGAAGTGCTGGACGCAATCCGTCATGGGTGTTTCGTATTCGACGAGGAGCCGGAGATCGCAGGATATGAAGACGAAAGCCTTCCCGACATAAGTGCCTTCAATGCGATTATCGGCAGAAGATCTCACAGAAATTATACCGGAAAAACAATATCCTACGGCGTATTTGACCTTTTTGTAAGAGCCCTGGGAAGCCTTTCGGATTATTCCGGCTTTGTGGTCTATTTCGCATTAGCGGCGGTAGAGGGTTTCACGCCCGGTGTTTATCTGCTCAAAGCCGATGAGGCTGTGAAAAAGGGCTGTGAGGCTCTGGGAAGAATCCGATCAGCTTCGGTCATGACAGAACTGGCGCATGCCTGCCTCGGACAGGGGTGGATGGCTAACGGATCTTTCGCCGTTATAATTGCTTTGAGTTTTGAGGACGCCGAGAGGGCATACGGAGATCGGGGATATATGCATCTTATGATCAACGCAGGCAGGGTAGGCCAGAGGATATATCTTCTTTCCGAAGGTTTTGGGCTCGGGTGCTGTGGAGTAGGGGCTTTTTATGACGGTGATGTTTCTGATGTGGTGCCCATGGATGATGATACTTATCCTGTTTATGTTATACCCGTGGGATCAAGGAGTCGTTAA